A genomic window from Flavobacterium hankyongi includes:
- a CDS encoding glycerophosphodiester phosphodiesterase has protein sequence MKLFISFLLFPFILFSQNFDIQGHRGCRGLMPENTIEAMKKAIDLGVISLEMDVVISKDKQILLSHEPFLSHEICLDKNKKEITEVNEHSYNLYQMNYDEIKNCDCGSKVHPRFKDQEKLETYKPLLSEVIYFIEEYVSKLQKGDPGRKIYYNIETKSDPKGDEIYHPAPKEFVDLLVSVLKNTTISNRAYIQSFDVRTLQYLHQKYPEYKTVLLVENKMSIEENLKILGFKPNVYSPEFILLDKKQVNFLHKKGIKVIPWTVNNPEDIKQVISYGVDGLISDYPNRYFEMVLK, from the coding sequence ATGAAACTATTCATTTCTTTCTTACTTTTTCCTTTTATTCTTTTTTCGCAGAATTTTGATATCCAAGGACACCGTGGTTGTCGTGGTTTAATGCCTGAAAACACTATCGAAGCAATGAAAAAGGCAATTGATCTTGGAGTTATATCACTTGAAATGGATGTTGTAATTTCAAAAGATAAACAAATTCTTCTATCACATGAACCTTTTTTATCACACGAAATTTGCTTAGATAAAAACAAAAAAGAAATTACCGAAGTTAATGAACATTCTTATAATTTATACCAAATGAATTATGACGAAATTAAAAATTGCGATTGTGGTAGTAAAGTTCATCCTAGATTTAAAGACCAAGAAAAGTTAGAAACGTACAAACCATTGTTAAGTGAAGTAATTTACTTTATTGAAGAATATGTAAGTAAGTTGCAAAAAGGAGATCCTGGAAGGAAAATATACTATAACATTGAAACCAAATCAGATCCAAAAGGAGATGAAATTTATCATCCTGCTCCAAAAGAATTTGTAGATTTATTAGTAAGCGTTTTAAAAAATACTACAATTTCTAATAGAGCTTACATTCAATCGTTTGATGTGAGAACACTACAATATTTACATCAAAAATACCCAGAATATAAAACTGTATTATTGGTCGAAAATAAGATGTCTATAGAAGAGAATTTAAAAATTCTTGGTTTCAAACCAAATGTGTACAGTCCAGAATTTATTTTGTTAGACAAAAAGCAAGTAAATTTTCTTCATAAAAAAGGGATAAAAGTCATTCCTTGGACAGTTAATAATCCTGAAGACATAAAACAAGTTATTAGCTACGGTGTTGACGGTTTAATTTCTGATTATCCTAACAGATATTTTGAAATGGTTTTGAAGTAA
- a CDS encoding sensor histidine kinase, with product MNFNIRFSKIIVIISLITSITCFGSIKQRVKTDSIFYYTEKNKPLKAISFARKESALLLSSKNYRNYCDLMIQKSEIFRNLNDYENALNTLYEALPVAEKYNLQDKQSLIYRGIGNVNGLSFEFTKAKKYLHKALKIALKLNNNDLLNKANQGLLRIHYETGSDSVEYYLKKIAFYTSKSNNLSDKYKNYSNFSKIYLDKGNPIGKKYLDSSYTIAKKIGKRENIANTLNDFGIYYINVEKNYPKALEKFFEAIELFDVSSNSNNSRVLNISYANISYCYEKMGNYKKALEYNNKYYELFEEILSGRLDAARQEIETKYQIKKIEDEFKEKQSLIEERQTRNQRLLLLFASIFILAGFIFYFYYQNLLLKQKNKIKDLDNDLQYKIISATLDGQDQERNKISGILHDHVSAILSSVGLHLSAFESSLTKEQIEDLKKTRSLLKDAHDKVRDLSHELVPPLLVKLGLQYALKDLCENNSNKLIHFEFHSTLPREKRFHPDFENRIYFIVSELLNNIIKHSGASQAKLTIEELGEKLHITIEDNGKGFDTKNINKSNGFGLTQIKARVNNMNGKMKIKSIINKGTTIQISVDE from the coding sequence TTGAACTTTAATATACGGTTTTCAAAAATTATTGTAATTATTTCACTAATTACATCTATAACCTGTTTTGGCTCTATTAAACAAAGAGTCAAAACAGATTCTATTTTCTATTACACTGAAAAAAACAAACCCCTAAAAGCAATATCCTTTGCAAGAAAAGAATCAGCACTTTTACTATCATCTAAAAATTACAGAAATTATTGTGATTTAATGATTCAAAAATCTGAAATTTTCAGAAATTTAAATGACTATGAAAATGCTTTAAATACACTTTACGAAGCATTACCTGTAGCTGAAAAATACAATTTACAAGACAAACAATCTCTTATTTATAGAGGAATAGGAAATGTAAATGGACTTTCATTTGAATTTACAAAAGCCAAAAAATATCTCCATAAAGCATTAAAAATAGCTTTAAAATTAAACAATAATGACTTGTTAAATAAAGCAAATCAAGGACTTTTACGTATTCATTACGAAACTGGTTCTGATAGTGTCGAATATTATTTAAAAAAAATAGCCTTTTACACCAGTAAATCAAATAATTTATCTGATAAATATAAAAATTACAGTAATTTTTCTAAGATCTATTTAGATAAAGGCAATCCTATAGGAAAGAAATATTTAGATAGTTCATATACAATTGCAAAAAAAATAGGCAAAAGAGAAAATATAGCCAACACCCTAAACGACTTTGGTATTTACTATATAAATGTTGAAAAAAATTACCCAAAAGCATTAGAAAAATTCTTTGAAGCTATAGAATTATTTGATGTTTCTAGTAACTCTAACAATTCAAGAGTGTTGAATATATCCTATGCCAATATTTCTTATTGCTATGAAAAAATGGGTAATTACAAAAAAGCCCTAGAATATAATAATAAATATTATGAGTTATTTGAAGAAATATTATCTGGGAGATTAGATGCTGCAAGACAAGAAATTGAAACTAAATATCAAATCAAAAAAATTGAAGATGAATTTAAAGAAAAACAATCTTTAATAGAAGAACGACAAACAAGAAATCAGAGACTCTTGTTATTATTTGCTTCAATATTTATTTTAGCTGGGTTTATATTTTATTTCTATTACCAAAATTTACTTTTAAAGCAAAAAAATAAGATAAAAGATCTTGATAACGATTTACAATACAAAATTATTAGTGCCACTTTAGATGGGCAAGATCAAGAAAGAAATAAAATTTCTGGGATATTACACGATCATGTGAGTGCTATATTATCATCAGTAGGATTACATTTATCTGCCTTTGAATCTAGTCTAACTAAAGAACAAATAGAAGATTTAAAAAAAACACGCTCTTTGCTTAAAGATGCTCATGATAAGGTACGTGATTTATCGCATGAGTTAGTTCCTCCACTTTTGGTAAAACTTGGACTTCAGTATGCACTTAAAGATTTATGTGAAAATAACTCAAATAAGTTAATTCATTTTGAATTTCATTCTACCTTACCAAGAGAAAAAAGATTTCATCCAGACTTTGAAAATAGAATCTATTTTATTGTTTCTGAATTATTGAATAATATTATAAAACACAGTGGTGCCTCTCAAGCAAAACTAACCATTGAAGAATTAGGAGAAAAATTACACATTACTATTGAAGACAACGGAAAAGGTTTTGATACCAAAAACATAAATAAGTCTAATGGTTTTGGTTTAACTCAAATTAAAGCCAGAGTCAATAACATGAACGGAAAAATGAAAATAAAATCAATCATCAACAAAGGGACTACGATTCAAATAAGTGTTGACGAATAA
- a CDS encoding cysteine desulfurase family protein yields MKNIYLDNASTTALRPEVITEMTKVLTENFGNPSSSHAFGRSSKNLIELSRKSIAKQLNCNAKEIIFTSCGTEANNFIILSCIRDLKVNRIITSKIEHHAVLHTIEVFQKQFDIQVDYVNILEDGTVDYNDLEELLNDDKKTLVSLMHVNNEIGTVLNLEKVVSLCKNNNAYFHTDTVQSIGKTKIDLTELPIDFLVASAHKFHGPKGIGFAFIRKQIVLQPLLLGGEQEKGLRAGTESVHNIVGMAKALEISFEKLEQEKIKVSKLKRYLIEQLNLNFTEISFAGNPEDTFYNVINVILPFDENKTSMLLFQLDMNGIAVSRGSACQSGSVKPSHVLKAFLPKELLQKPNIRVSFSHNNTKDDIDYLIDILKKI; encoded by the coding sequence ATGAAAAATATATACCTTGATAACGCTTCGACAACAGCTTTAAGACCTGAAGTAATAACAGAAATGACTAAAGTTTTGACAGAAAACTTTGGCAATCCATCCTCATCTCATGCTTTTGGTAGAAGCTCAAAAAATCTTATAGAGTTATCCCGAAAAAGTATCGCTAAACAACTTAATTGCAACGCAAAGGAAATTATTTTTACCTCTTGCGGTACCGAGGCTAATAACTTCATAATTCTTTCATGTATCAGAGATTTAAAAGTCAACAGAATTATTACTAGCAAAATAGAACATCATGCTGTTTTACATACTATAGAAGTTTTTCAGAAACAGTTTGATATTCAAGTTGATTATGTCAACATTTTAGAAGACGGAACTGTTGATTATAATGATTTAGAGGAGCTTTTAAATGACGATAAAAAAACCTTAGTAAGTTTAATGCATGTAAATAACGAAATTGGGACTGTTTTAAATTTAGAAAAAGTAGTGTCACTTTGTAAAAATAATAATGCATACTTTCATACTGATACTGTTCAGTCTATTGGGAAAACAAAAATTGATTTGACAGAATTACCAATTGACTTTTTAGTCGCCAGTGCACATAAATTTCATGGCCCAAAAGGTATAGGATTTGCTTTTATTAGAAAACAAATTGTTTTACAGCCCCTTTTATTAGGTGGTGAACAAGAAAAAGGCTTAAGAGCTGGTACAGAAAGCGTTCATAACATTGTAGGAATGGCAAAAGCTCTAGAGATTTCTTTTGAAAAATTGGAACAAGAAAAAATAAAAGTTTCAAAATTAAAAAGATATTTAATTGAGCAACTTAATCTAAATTTTACAGAAATTTCATTTGCAGGTAATCCTGAAGACACGTTTTACAATGTAATAAATGTAATTTTACCTTTTGACGAAAACAAAACAAGTATGTTACTGTTTCAATTAGATATGAATGGAATTGCAGTTTCAAGAGGTAGCGCTTGTCAATCAGGAAGCGTTAAGCCATCTCATGTTCTGAAAGCCTTTTTACCAAAAGAATTACTTCAAAAACCAAATATTAGAGTTTCATTTTCCCATAATAATACTAAAGATGATATAGATTATTTAATTGATATTCTTAAAAAAATATAG
- a CDS encoding radical SAM/SPASM domain-containing protein: protein MEKYRLSHYLFFNQSFIDSNQTLIYSTITNKLLRISNLFADLLKNNDFSKIPSSTFDKFINDKIIVNSDDDELLTLIGENKKHEIDDSTLFEVIQPSAWCQLGCYYCGQSHKKDVLTDETIANIGKRIYEKLKKNTKYKALTIGWFGGEPLTGINTMRKLNTIIRNYCDELEVELKNSILVTNGMSLKPDIYREMVDDFKITQFEITLDGLKEFHDSHRYLKKDQEGSFDIIYNNVFNILNSDFFSRENQKVTIRCNVDKKNFLGVEPLIKKLAEDNLHNKIEHLYFASIYSWAQNDAHMESLRKEEFAYYKLKWELLKIKLGYNVNNIAKRKYNTCMLTSNNSEMYDTYGNVYNCTEVSFTDVYKNSKYVVGNVNKGISNERNHLDWYDKVWGNKGYQCNSCKIFPICGSACPKSWMEGNAPCPTIRYSIKDEIQLQEIKIHSKTKTELFEYLEVFEKNIQIENMKYC, encoded by the coding sequence ATGGAAAAATATAGACTTTCTCATTATTTATTTTTTAATCAAAGTTTTATAGATAGTAATCAAACTTTGATATACTCTACTATTACAAATAAGCTTTTAAGAATATCAAATTTGTTTGCAGATTTATTGAAGAACAATGACTTTAGTAAAATACCCTCTTCAACTTTTGATAAGTTTATCAACGACAAAATAATAGTTAATTCTGATGATGATGAGTTGTTAACTTTAATTGGAGAAAATAAGAAGCATGAAATTGATGATTCGACGTTATTTGAAGTTATTCAACCAAGTGCTTGGTGTCAATTAGGTTGCTATTATTGTGGTCAAAGTCACAAAAAAGATGTTTTGACAGATGAAACAATAGCTAATATTGGTAAAAGGATATACGAAAAATTAAAAAAAAATACTAAGTACAAAGCTTTAACCATTGGTTGGTTTGGTGGAGAACCATTAACTGGTATTAATACAATGAGGAAGCTTAATACTATAATTAGAAATTATTGTGATGAATTAGAAGTTGAGTTGAAAAATTCTATTTTGGTTACCAATGGAATGAGTTTGAAACCAGATATATATAGAGAAATGGTTGACGATTTTAAAATTACTCAATTTGAAATCACTTTAGACGGTTTGAAAGAATTTCATGATTCACACAGATACTTAAAAAAAGATCAAGAAGGTTCTTTTGATATTATATACAATAACGTTTTCAATATCTTAAATTCTGATTTCTTTTCGAGAGAAAATCAAAAAGTCACAATAAGATGTAATGTAGATAAAAAGAACTTTTTAGGTGTAGAACCACTTATCAAAAAATTAGCTGAGGATAACTTGCACAATAAAATAGAGCATTTATATTTTGCATCCATTTATTCCTGGGCGCAAAACGATGCACATATGGAATCACTCCGAAAAGAAGAATTTGCGTATTACAAATTAAAATGGGAGTTGTTAAAAATTAAGTTAGGGTACAATGTAAATAATATTGCAAAAAGGAAGTACAATACATGCATGCTTACTAGCAATAATTCTGAAATGTATGACACATACGGAAACGTATACAATTGTACAGAAGTTTCTTTTACTGATGTATATAAAAATTCAAAATATGTAGTTGGTAATGTTAACAAAGGAATATCAAATGAAAGAAATCATTTGGATTGGTACGATAAAGTTTGGGGGAATAAAGGATATCAATGTAATTCATGTAAAATATTTCCAATTTGTGGTAGTGCATGTCCTAAGTCATGGATGGAAGGAAATGCTCCATGTCCAACTATCAGATATAGTATAAAAGATGAAATTCAATTACAGGAGATAAAAATACATAGTAAAACAAAAACTGAACTATTTGAATATCTAGAAGTTTTCGAAAAAAATATTCAAATAGAGAACATGAAATATTGCTAA
- a CDS encoding cytochrome P450, whose product MEKALVKSFLGGIPNMFNGNNPYKDYKKIRDKMPIQRLSPMRWLVMKYDDAVSIMQNPSVSHWGQDTQTQFALFGKQSTMSKTMYAYAPEIDSPHRKKVLHGLAARNLKFEKVAMKLTAEKYIKECLSKGKFDFVSDFANPYTFETISRIIGIPEDDIPYLINLVGKLKNGYLTLINDLNPEDPIEKEFLIFLQKFIDNKSKTLDDDLASSLIESCKLAGESNEFALCLLLFLFYAGHDNMMNFLGNGFLSLYENQDVYNNLKNSPELIANCIDELLRYDSPVQFSLMFTKNDIVVRNVKIVAGSQILVCIGSANRDPEKFENPEEIKIDRNPQHLSYGFGAYRCIGARLAQLQSATAFEVLISNLDIDHLKVSNTSWKNEQYIQRGPKKIIVSINK is encoded by the coding sequence ATGGAAAAAGCTTTGGTCAAAAGTTTTTTAGGAGGTATACCTAATATGTTTAATGGGAATAACCCTTATAAAGATTATAAAAAAATAAGAGATAAAATGCCTATCCAAAGATTATCACCAATGAGATGGTTGGTTATGAAGTATGATGATGCAGTTTCTATAATGCAAAATCCTTCTGTTTCTCATTGGGGTCAAGATACACAAACTCAATTTGCGCTTTTTGGAAAACAAAGTACAATGTCTAAAACAATGTATGCTTATGCTCCAGAAATAGATAGCCCACATAGGAAAAAAGTTCTCCATGGATTGGCTGCACGAAATTTAAAATTTGAAAAAGTTGCTATGAAGCTTACAGCAGAAAAGTACATAAAAGAATGCTTGAGCAAAGGTAAATTTGATTTCGTAAGTGATTTTGCAAACCCATATACGTTTGAAACTATAAGTAGAATAATAGGTATTCCAGAAGATGATATTCCATATTTAATTAATCTGGTTGGAAAACTAAAAAATGGATATTTAACACTTATAAACGATTTAAATCCTGAAGATCCTATTGAAAAAGAATTTTTAATTTTTTTGCAAAAATTTATCGATAATAAATCTAAAACACTAGATGATGATTTGGCTAGTTCACTAATTGAGTCATGTAAATTAGCAGGGGAATCAAATGAATTTGCATTGTGTTTGTTATTATTTCTTTTTTATGCTGGTCATGACAATATGATGAATTTTTTAGGGAATGGGTTTCTATCACTTTATGAAAACCAAGACGTTTACAACAATTTGAAAAATTCACCAGAATTAATAGCTAATTGTATTGATGAATTATTAAGATATGACAGTCCAGTTCAGTTTTCATTAATGTTTACCAAAAATGATATTGTAGTTAGAAATGTAAAAATTGTAGCTGGAAGTCAAATTCTTGTTTGTATTGGATCTGCGAATAGAGATCCTGAAAAATTCGAAAATCCCGAAGAAATAAAAATTGATAGAAATCCTCAGCACCTAAGTTATGGATTTGGTGCATACAGATGTATTGGTGCAAGATTAGCTCAATTACAATCTGCTACTGCATTTGAGGTCTTAATAAGCAATTTGGATATTGATCATTTAAAAGTTTCAAATACATCATGGAAAAATGAGCAATATATACAAAGAGGACCAAAGAAAATAATTGTTAGCATAAACAAATAG
- a CDS encoding metallophosphoesterase family protein: MKKILLLSDTHGHIDEAILKHVSWADEVWHAGDIGDLNVTDSIKKMKPLRAVFGNIDGGGARLEFPLNNRFMCEGVDVWITHIGGYPSKYSPSIKEELKLNPPKLFICGHSHILKVQFDKTLNLLHMNPGAAGKSGFHQIRTMLRFVIEGDKIKDLEIVELGKK; encoded by the coding sequence TTGAAAAAAATCCTTCTTTTATCAGACACTCATGGACATATAGATGAGGCAATTTTAAAACATGTTTCTTGGGCTGATGAAGTTTGGCATGCCGGCGATATTGGAGACTTAAATGTTACTGATTCTATTAAGAAAATGAAACCTTTAAGAGCTGTTTTTGGTAATATTGATGGAGGAGGAGCAAGGCTAGAATTTCCGTTAAATAATCGTTTTATGTGTGAAGGAGTAGATGTTTGGATTACTCATATAGGAGGCTATCCAAGTAAATACAGTCCAAGTATAAAAGAAGAATTGAAGCTAAATCCTCCCAAACTTTTCATTTGTGGTCACTCACATATTTTGAAAGTGCAATTTGACAAAACTCTAAACTTACTGCACATGAATCCTGGAGCTGCAGGTAAAAGTGGTTTTCATCAAATACGAACCATGCTTAGATTTGTTATTGAAGGAGATAAAATAAAGGATTTGGAAATAGTGGAATTAGGAAAAAAATAA
- a CDS encoding GLPGLI family protein yields the protein MTLNFNFTIVSKKHFQIFLSSSFLLISFFVKGQDKQNLQVAQRFFYELSYKPNKNVQQVEKIITILDVLKEKSIYRDYTVMSQDSILQLEVEKMKKTGVFVQMEKLIKMPKFSYKVYKSYPDFEISFVEGIEKNLYGYKEKVDLNWKVLAEKSVIEGYNCQKAIMEYGGRAWEAWFTLDLPFQDGPYKFKGLPGMIVSINDLENDYQWILKGNKKIEKYNEYSFSDNLYYNGNFKVNYINRSKFEKVYSEYKKDPLAAMRGQVKPEMMSQKMPGSQITYGQMIDNQNKILKDILNSNSNPIELN from the coding sequence ATGACATTGAATTTTAACTTTACTATTGTTTCAAAAAAACACTTCCAAATATTTCTTTCATCTTCATTTTTGCTGATTTCTTTTTTTGTCAAAGGTCAAGATAAACAAAATTTACAAGTAGCACAAAGATTTTTTTATGAGCTTTCTTATAAGCCAAATAAAAATGTACAACAAGTAGAAAAAATCATCACGATTCTTGATGTCTTAAAAGAAAAATCAATTTACAGAGATTACACAGTTATGTCTCAAGATTCTATTTTGCAGTTAGAGGTAGAAAAAATGAAAAAAACTGGTGTTTTTGTTCAGATGGAAAAATTGATAAAGATGCCAAAATTTAGTTACAAAGTATATAAATCATATCCAGATTTTGAAATTTCGTTTGTTGAAGGAATTGAAAAAAATTTATATGGTTATAAAGAAAAAGTTGATTTGAATTGGAAAGTACTTGCTGAAAAATCTGTAATTGAAGGTTATAATTGCCAGAAAGCCATCATGGAATATGGAGGTAGAGCATGGGAGGCTTGGTTTACATTGGATTTACCTTTTCAAGATGGGCCATATAAATTTAAGGGACTTCCGGGTATGATAGTTAGTATTAATGATTTGGAAAATGATTATCAATGGATATTGAAAGGAAATAAAAAAATTGAAAAGTATAATGAATATTCATTTTCTGATAACCTATATTATAATGGTAATTTTAAAGTAAACTATATCAATAGATCAAAGTTTGAAAAAGTTTACAGTGAGTATAAGAAAGATCCATTGGCTGCTATGAGAGGGCAAGTGAAACCAGAGATGATGTCACAAAAAATGCCTGGAAGCCAAATTACGTATGGGCAAATGATAGATAATCAGAATAAAATTTTAAAAGATATATTGAATTCAAATAGTAATCCTATTGAATTGAACTAA
- a CDS encoding prenyltransferase/squalene oxidase repeat-containing protein: MLNLTNRLQIDLNENDLNSSLNHIYNLIDNINIPSSLKQIAFPENFLDHKFYFIIPKFFKEAFGLRNKKFINDICNSGYFYFKYLLCLDSLTDQDMILENEELKKNIYKIQILQSHIYHEQALMILGYYFGKNDSFWKTWEKRNNDFLKSIQMDSFYNIDLTVNEYEFLCVGKCSFTNVAVDVFNFYCNNENEEMYDDLVKINNFFSIGRCILDDIEDFKKDLIFKKNNLGHVFLNEWLKNKNLVFNDYSNEELEKLLISTGVLEKLLTLSIEYLQKAILICEKYDTKLVKYKKLLSSVLNSIVFYKVQTESYRVDVLIKNKTKDKVKLDSNTLNNAISISKKYITSLQFQNGSWYENSNKQGLSNLWATGFISSFLSDEDVERKKSVEFLNKFQNNNLWGYNTDWSYDFDSTTCALINVIENNDDHERIKAWQYGQNEDGGFSTYSKNDTYLLEKLNLKENHVKGWVQSHVCVSALAYYFVVTKKMEKHVDVKKLKQYLLSNTNKNGVWDSYWWTSPIYSTCFIIQSLINENEEDTALIKEKIETLLKLQAKNGSFVCPLNKKESAFYSALVLDTICLNKDYFELFSVEAEKICKWLLDNQLSNGSFENTNYQVIPNPNVKQWKPNNKFVFNSYGAGNSITGEQYALFTTSIALRAFRRFSKLKN; encoded by the coding sequence ATGTTGAATTTAACAAATAGACTTCAGATTGATCTAAATGAAAATGATTTGAATTCCTCTTTGAATCATATTTATAATTTAATTGACAATATAAATATTCCAAGTAGCCTTAAGCAGATAGCTTTCCCTGAAAATTTTTTAGATCACAAATTTTATTTTATAATACCAAAATTTTTTAAAGAAGCATTTGGTTTACGAAATAAAAAATTCATTAATGATATCTGTAATTCAGGTTATTTTTATTTTAAATATTTGCTTTGCCTTGATTCATTAACTGATCAAGATATGATATTGGAAAATGAAGAGTTAAAGAAAAATATTTATAAAATTCAAATTTTGCAATCTCATATTTATCATGAGCAAGCATTAATGATATTAGGTTATTATTTTGGAAAGAATGACTCATTTTGGAAAACTTGGGAGAAAAGAAATAATGATTTCTTGAAGAGTATTCAAATGGATAGCTTTTATAATATTGATTTAACTGTAAATGAATATGAATTTTTATGTGTTGGAAAATGTAGTTTCACAAATGTTGCAGTAGATGTTTTCAATTTTTATTGTAACAATGAAAATGAGGAAATGTATGATGATTTAGTTAAAATAAATAATTTCTTTTCAATTGGACGCTGTATTCTTGATGATATAGAGGATTTTAAGAAAGACTTGATTTTCAAAAAGAATAATTTAGGTCATGTGTTTTTAAATGAATGGTTGAAAAATAAGAATTTAGTATTTAATGATTATAGTAATGAAGAACTAGAAAAACTCTTAATTTCTACTGGGGTTTTAGAAAAATTACTCACATTGTCTATAGAGTATCTGCAAAAAGCTATATTAATATGCGAGAAATATGACACTAAGTTAGTTAAATATAAAAAGCTTTTGTCTTCTGTTTTAAATTCTATAGTTTTTTACAAAGTGCAAACTGAAAGTTATAGAGTCGATGTATTAATTAAAAACAAAACAAAAGATAAAGTTAAACTTGATTCAAATACTTTAAATAATGCAATTTCAATTTCAAAGAAATATATTACTAGTCTTCAATTTCAGAATGGTAGTTGGTATGAAAATTCCAATAAGCAAGGTTTAAGTAATTTATGGGCTACAGGTTTTATTTCTTCTTTTTTAAGCGATGAAGATGTTGAGAGAAAAAAATCTGTTGAGTTTTTGAATAAGTTCCAAAATAACAATTTATGGGGCTACAATACTGATTGGTCTTACGATTTTGATTCTACTACATGTGCTCTTATTAATGTAATTGAGAATAATGATGATCACGAGCGTATTAAAGCATGGCAATATGGTCAAAATGAGGATGGTGGTTTTAGTACTTATTCAAAAAATGATACCTATTTATTAGAAAAATTAAATCTTAAAGAGAATCATGTTAAAGGTTGGGTTCAATCTCATGTTTGTGTTAGTGCACTTGCTTATTATTTTGTGGTTACCAAGAAAATGGAAAAACATGTTGATGTAAAAAAATTGAAACAATATCTTCTTTCAAACACTAATAAAAATGGGGTTTGGGATTCATATTGGTGGACATCACCAATATATTCAACCTGTTTTATTATTCAATCTTTAATTAATGAGAATGAAGAAGACACTGCATTGATTAAGGAAAAAATCGAAACATTATTAAAATTACAGGCCAAGAATGGAAGCTTCGTTTGTCCTTTAAATAAAAAGGAGAGTGCGTTCTACTCAGCTCTAGTTTTAGACACAATTTGTTTGAATAAAGACTACTTTGAATTATTTTCAGTTGAAGCAGAAAAAATATGCAAATGGCTTCTTGATAATCAGCTTTCAAATGGTTCTTTTGAAAATACTAATTATCAGGTCATTCCGAATCCAAATGTTAAGCAATGGAAACCAAATAATAAATTCGTCTTTAATTCATATGGAGCCGGTAACAGTATTACGGGAGAACAATATGCTTTATTCACTACAAGTATCGCGTTAAGAGCTTTTAGAAGATTTTCGAAATTAAAAAATTAG
- a CDS encoding response regulator transcription factor, translating to METKIKIHLADDHQVLIDGILAVLKTNPNFEVVGFSLNGENLVERVAKNQAHVLVMDINMPEKDGIQVLREFNEKGFTCKVIILSSYDDPKLIKEVIKLGASGYLTKQCAGENIVDAITSVAQGNQYFSSTIKDKVFDIFTENNQQKALSIEDIISGITSRELEILGYICEEKSGKDISELLNISPNTVETHRKNLMKKLKVKSSVGLVLFATKHNLISIQ from the coding sequence ATGGAAACTAAAATAAAAATACATTTAGCTGATGACCATCAAGTTCTTATAGATGGAATATTAGCAGTTCTTAAAACCAATCCTAATTTTGAAGTTGTTGGATTTTCTCTAAATGGAGAAAATTTAGTAGAAAGAGTAGCTAAAAATCAAGCTCATGTTCTTGTTATGGATATAAACATGCCTGAAAAAGACGGCATACAAGTTTTAAGAGAATTCAATGAAAAAGGGTTTACATGTAAAGTCATTATTCTTTCAAGCTATGATGATCCAAAACTAATAAAAGAAGTTATAAAATTAGGAGCAAGTGGTTATTTGACCAAGCAATGTGCAGGTGAAAATATAGTTGATGCAATCACATCCGTAGCTCAAGGAAATCAATATTTCTCTTCTACAATTAAAGACAAAGTTTTTGATATTTTTACTGAAAACAATCAACAAAAAGCCTTAAGTATAGAAGACATTATATCAGGAATAACATCACGAGAGTTAGAAATTTTAGGTTATATCTGTGAAGAAAAAAGTGGAAAAGATATTAGTGAATTATTAAATATAAGCCCAAATACTGTAGAAACCCATCGTAAAAATTTAATGAAAAAACTTAAAGTTAAAAGTTCTGTCGGATTAGTTCTTTTTGCAACTAAACACAATCTCATTTCAATACAGTAA